One window of Nicotiana tomentosiformis chromosome 11, ASM39032v3, whole genome shotgun sequence genomic DNA carries:
- the LOC138901003 gene encoding uncharacterized protein, producing the protein MVIQVDKVSSRVRPRSQGDMPQQSSRFMAPAPVASLPAQPTRGGGQAARGGGQLARGHPRGGGQSGKAQPHFYAFLARPEIESSDAVLTGIVPVCHRDASILFDLGSIYSYMSSYFASYMVMPRDSLSAHVYMSMSVGDSIIVYHVYRSCVVSIGSLETSVDLLRLDMADFDVILGMDWMLPYHAILDYHAKTARRMVKKGCLAYLAYIRDPSTEVPSMDLVLVVYEFPEVFPIDLTGMPPDRDIDFCIDLALSTQPISILPYRMATPELKDRRSNCRICLIKIH; encoded by the exons ATGGTTATccaggtcgacaaggtcagttcAAGGGTCAGGCCTAGGTCACAGGGCGACATGCCACAACAAAGTTCTCGTTTCATGGCTCCGGCACCCGTTGCTTCACTGCCTGCTCAACCAACTAGAGGTGGGGGTCAGGCtgccagaggtggaggacagttAGCTAGAGGTCATCCGAGAGGCGGAGGTCAGAGTGGTAAGGCCCAgccccatttttatgcatttttAGCTAGACCTGAGATCGAGTCATCTGACGCCGTcctcacaggtattgttccagtttgccatagagatgcttcaatccTATTTGATCTTGGATCTATTTATTCCtacatgtcatcctattttgcttcatatatggttatgcctcgtgattctttgagtgctcatgtataTATGTCCAtgtctgtgggagattctattattgtatatcatgtttatcgctcgtgtgtggtttccattgggagccttgagactagtgtagatctcctacgtCTTGATATGgcggactttgatgttattttgggtatggattggatgttaccttatcacgctatattggattatcacgccaagacg gctcggcgtatggtcaaaaagggatgtctagcatatttggcctatatccgTGATCCTAGcacagaggttccttccatggatttagtaCTAGTTGTgtatgagtttccagaggtgtttcctatagatttgacggggatgccacccgatagagatatcgacttctgtattgacttggctctgagcactcaacccatttctattttaccataccgtatggccacACCTGAGTTGAAGGACAGAAGGAGCaattgcaggatttgcttgataaagattcattag